The following are encoded together in the Thalassomonas haliotis genome:
- a CDS encoding TonB-dependent receptor — protein MKYTRLFNALAATCAATGMGVLPLAANAEQGNIEHEGIEKITVTGSRIKRTELESASPVAVISAEQISLSGISNVEDLLQEMSFSAGVAGNATNAYWTSGGYGTAQVNIRGLGIKRTLVLLNGRRVVAGGTGANSSVDLNMIPTGLIERIEVLKDGASAIYGADAVAGVVNIITKTSFEGAEFNVKAGISAQGDGDNQEINLTLGGNFDRGQALLSLNYSNSEAVRQSDRIDCAKSGTPDGKLECFGSGTTEGGRALLADGTQVQFNQNSDSQTYGDSYGAYDSAQHGFEWIPYLNAVNPMERFNLSSFVNYQVSDNINLFTEAMYSKRKGEQIVTPRNGFSGIEVEAGFAYNPTGQDLEFQRRRNTELGAPYFFQETDTVRVVMGLEGALDNGWEWQLAYNYGRNTGIDGWTFDIDSEKAAHTLDDSICSYDNSNGIPCGDWFGVDELTPEVIDYVKYRREGSGGNEMRSWSVNLNGDLFDLPAGTLAFAVGAGHRNESGWRDPDSTVLANGGEEAIDGSFDVSEIFAEFSVPLLADKMLAKSLTAEVAARYSDYSSVGSETTYKLGLTWHLNDELMIRGVRSTAFRAPVITELFGGSNGENLRTIDPCENASGVIAENCLAAGIGSDFVQDGTTVLTSVGGNPGLAAETADTKTIGLVWAPEFISGFSATLDYFTIEIDGAITSVNGSDMLKLCYQDPEGNSQFCDTFTRHPVTKQINELSQRPVNAASEKVSGIDVNLAYQFELVGLTASSQLDISRLLDHESTPFAGQPTIDKVGYITEDQGSYTKWRGNFSFRLMQDSWSAMYSLRYIGSADDVNATDDDPLGKSVGVVTYSDIQAGYNFSESLNVSVGIDNIFDKEAPYLTSWNDANTDVMTYDLLGRRGYMKLSYRF, from the coding sequence GTGAAATATACAAGATTATTTAACGCCCTTGCTGCAACTTGTGCTGCCACCGGTATGGGGGTCTTGCCTTTAGCGGCTAATGCCGAACAAGGCAATATTGAGCATGAAGGTATAGAAAAAATCACGGTAACCGGTTCACGCATCAAGCGAACGGAGCTGGAAAGTGCCAGTCCGGTTGCTGTGATTAGCGCAGAGCAAATCAGCCTGTCCGGCATTTCCAATGTTGAAGATCTGCTGCAGGAAATGTCTTTTTCTGCCGGCGTGGCCGGTAATGCCACCAACGCCTACTGGACCAGCGGCGGTTATGGCACCGCCCAGGTGAATATCCGCGGTTTAGGCATCAAACGTACTTTGGTGTTGTTAAATGGCAGGCGGGTGGTTGCCGGGGGAACCGGTGCCAACAGCTCGGTTGACTTGAATATGATCCCCACAGGTTTGATCGAGCGTATTGAAGTGCTTAAAGATGGCGCTTCGGCGATTTACGGCGCCGATGCTGTTGCGGGTGTGGTGAATATCATCACTAAAACCTCTTTTGAAGGGGCCGAGTTTAATGTCAAAGCCGGAATTTCAGCTCAAGGTGACGGTGACAACCAGGAGATAAACCTGACCTTAGGAGGTAACTTTGATCGGGGACAGGCTTTATTAAGCCTGAACTACAGTAATAGCGAGGCGGTGCGCCAGTCGGACCGGATAGATTGTGCCAAATCAGGTACTCCAGATGGCAAGCTGGAATGTTTTGGCAGCGGCACCACAGAAGGAGGCCGGGCACTGTTGGCTGACGGTACTCAGGTGCAGTTTAACCAGAATAGTGATAGCCAGACTTATGGTGATAGTTATGGGGCTTATGACTCGGCGCAGCATGGCTTTGAGTGGATCCCTTATTTAAATGCCGTCAATCCCATGGAGCGTTTTAATCTTTCCAGTTTTGTTAATTACCAGGTCAGCGATAATATCAATTTATTTACCGAGGCCATGTACAGTAAACGCAAAGGGGAGCAAATCGTCACCCCGCGCAACGGTTTTAGCGGTATCGAGGTCGAGGCCGGTTTTGCCTATAATCCTACCGGGCAAGATCTGGAATTCCAGCGCCGGCGTAATACCGAACTGGGGGCGCCTTATTTCTTCCAGGAAACCGATACCGTGCGTGTGGTTATGGGACTTGAAGGGGCGTTAGATAATGGCTGGGAATGGCAGCTGGCCTATAACTATGGCCGCAATACCGGGATTGACGGCTGGACCTTTGACATTGATAGCGAAAAGGCGGCGCATACCCTGGATGACAGCATATGTAGCTATGATAATAGCAACGGCATTCCTTGCGGCGACTGGTTTGGGGTTGATGAGCTAACACCTGAGGTGATTGATTATGTTAAATACCGCAGGGAAGGTAGTGGCGGTAATGAAATGCGCAGCTGGAGCGTCAATCTCAACGGCGATTTGTTCGACTTGCCTGCAGGCACCCTGGCGTTTGCCGTAGGCGCCGGGCACCGCAATGAAAGCGGCTGGCGCGATCCCGACTCTACTGTGCTGGCCAATGGCGGTGAAGAAGCGATAGACGGTAGCTTTGATGTTAGCGAAATTTTTGCCGAGTTCTCTGTGCCTTTACTGGCTGATAAAATGCTGGCGAAGTCGTTAACCGCCGAAGTGGCGGCCCGTTACTCCGACTATTCCAGCGTCGGCTCAGAGACCACATATAAACTGGGATTAACCTGGCACTTAAATGATGAACTTATGATACGTGGTGTGCGTTCTACTGCTTTTCGCGCACCTGTGATCACTGAGCTGTTTGGCGGTAGCAACGGCGAGAATTTAAGAACCATAGATCCTTGTGAAAATGCCAGCGGTGTTATTGCTGAAAATTGCCTGGCGGCCGGTATTGGCTCAGACTTTGTTCAGGACGGTACCACGGTACTGACCAGTGTTGGCGGCAACCCGGGTCTGGCGGCGGAAACCGCCGATACTAAGACTATCGGCCTGGTATGGGCACCTGAATTTATTTCCGGCTTTTCTGCTACCCTGGATTATTTTACTATAGAAATTGACGGTGCCATCACTTCAGTCAACGGCTCGGATATGCTTAAGCTTTGTTACCAGGATCCCGAAGGCAACAGTCAGTTTTGTGATACTTTTACCCGCCATCCGGTCACGAAACAAATCAATGAACTGAGTCAGCGCCCGGTGAATGCCGCTTCTGAAAAAGTCAGCGGTATTGATGTCAACCTGGCATATCAATTCGAACTGGTGGGATTGACCGCCAGCAGTCAGCTGGATATTTCCCGGTTGCTGGATCATGAAAGTACGCCGTTCGCCGGTCAGCCTACCATAGATAAGGTGGGTTATATCACCGAAGATCAGGGCAGCTATACCAAATGGCGCGGCAACTTTAGTTTTCGCCTGATGCAGGACAGCTGGTCGGCAATGTATTCATTACGTTATATCGGCTCGGCGGATGATGTTAACGCCACGGATGATGATCCTTTGGGCAAGTCGGTCGGTGTTGTCACCTACTCGGATATACAGGCAGGTTATAACTTCAGTGAGAGCCTTAATGTCTCTGTCGGGATAGATAATATCTTCGACAAAGAAGCCCCTTATTTAACCTCGTGGAATGACGCCAATACCGATGTCATGACCTATGATCTGCTGGGGCGCAGGGGTTATATGAAATTAAGCTATCGTTTCTGA